The following coding sequences are from one Methanococcoides orientis window:
- the trpE gene encoding anthranilate synthase component I, translating into MISFDLTKDEFTKLVNISEKPALVQLMAKVRSDCTPLQLYTTFQAENYSYMLESVEKEKKHARFSFVGAYPDVVVKISRRKLTLEYGVDSVLIDAIRSKLDLEFENIVDDGSILMADIMDGSDVVDALRTVFPTADGTVLLNEKRFDRQTFLGGAIGYNGYDMIYDCWLDIGRSHQSDVPDMQFILTTRTFVFDHLTDETYMVVTPFAGLDCDPGKLYDDALNEAERMCQCLRDAAAVRLGEVPAVSGSSEAVCNMDQDSFENAVRAAKQHILDGDIFQVVLSRRYSMEIEQTPLELYRTLRDINPSPYMYLFSFRDLDIVGASPETLMTVHERKVITNPIAGTCLRGKDEAEDDEFAAKMMSDKKERAEHVMLVDLGRNDVRMVSKSGSVEVSDFMSVVKYSHVQHIESTVCGELRPECDQFDATRAIFPAGTLSGAPKIRAMEIIDEFEPSARGIYGGGVGYYSWNGDVDTAIVIRTVIIKDGVANVQAGAGIVADSDPTYEYEETERKMAAMIAAIGGKR; encoded by the coding sequence ATGATATCGTTCGATCTTACAAAAGATGAGTTCACAAAGCTTGTGAATATTTCAGAGAAACCTGCACTTGTACAGCTGATGGCTAAAGTAAGGTCGGATTGTACTCCTTTGCAGTTATATACAACTTTCCAGGCTGAAAATTATTCTTACATGCTTGAATCGGTGGAAAAAGAAAAAAAGCATGCACGTTTTTCCTTTGTTGGTGCTTATCCTGATGTTGTTGTTAAGATAAGTAGACGCAAGCTTACTCTTGAATACGGGGTAGATTCTGTACTGATCGATGCTATTCGTTCAAAGCTGGATCTTGAATTTGAGAACATTGTGGATGACGGTTCCATTCTGATGGCCGATATAATGGATGGCTCGGATGTGGTGGATGCACTCCGTACAGTATTCCCTACAGCCGATGGAACTGTTCTTCTAAATGAGAAAAGGTTTGACAGACAGACCTTTCTTGGGGGTGCCATCGGTTACAATGGTTATGACATGATCTACGACTGCTGGTTAGATATTGGCAGGAGTCATCAATCAGATGTTCCTGATATGCAGTTCATTCTTACTACTCGGACATTTGTCTTTGATCACCTGACCGATGAGACTTACATGGTGGTGACGCCATTTGCAGGTTTGGATTGCGATCCCGGTAAATTGTATGATGATGCGCTGAATGAAGCTGAACGTATGTGCCAGTGTCTTCGCGATGCAGCCGCTGTCCGGCTTGGCGAAGTGCCGGCGGTGTCTGGCTCATCAGAAGCTGTCTGCAATATGGATCAGGATTCATTTGAAAATGCAGTACGTGCAGCAAAGCAGCATATTCTGGATGGGGATATCTTCCAGGTGGTACTTTCCAGACGCTATTCGATGGAAATAGAACAAACTCCTCTGGAGTTATATCGTACCCTCAGGGATATCAATCCCAGTCCGTATATGTACCTGTTCAGTTTCCGCGACCTTGACATTGTGGGTGCTAGTCCAGAGACTCTTATGACAGTTCATGAGCGCAAGGTAATAACAAATCCTATCGCAGGAACATGCCTTCGGGGTAAAGATGAAGCTGAGGATGATGAATTTGCTGCTAAGATGATGTCCGATAAGAAAGAGCGTGCTGAGCACGTTATGCTTGTGGATCTTGGTAGGAATGATGTACGTATGGTCTCAAAGTCCGGTTCGGTGGAGGTCAGTGATTTCATGAGCGTTGTGAAATATTCTCACGTGCAGCACATAGAGAGTACTGTTTGCGGAGAACTTCGACCCGAATGTGACCAGTTCGATGCTACACGAGCTATCTTTCCTGCAGGAACTCTTTCAGGTGCTCCTAAAATAAGGGCAATGGAGATCATCGATGAGTTCGAGCCATCAGCACGTGGGATCTATGGGGGTGGAGTTGGATATTACTCGTGGAACGGTGATGTGGATACGGCCATTGTCATAAGGACAGTAATTATCAAGGATGGTGTTGCCAATGTACAGGCAGGGGCCGGCATCGTTGCAGATTCCGATCCGACTTATGAATATGAGGAAACAGAACGCAAGATGGCTGCCATGATCGCTGCCATAGGGGGTAAACGATGA
- a CDS encoding anthranilate synthase component II: protein MKILFINNRDSFVWNLVDYVSMFESDTLVVPNTISVDEVRKISPDAIVISPGPGNPENSRDVGSCIEIIHEFGARIPILGVCFGHQSINTAFGGSVGHSKGGPVHGKASIVIHDTSSLFDGVPTSFYAGRYHSLSVERLAEDLEITAQDENGLIMGIRHKEYPIYGVQFHPESVLTPEGLKLIENFLKIAGMGTKD from the coding sequence ATGAAAATACTTTTCATTAACAACCGGGATTCGTTTGTATGGAATCTTGTGGACTATGTTTCCATGTTCGAATCTGATACTCTGGTCGTTCCAAATACTATCTCTGTAGATGAGGTTCGGAAAATATCTCCTGATGCAATAGTCATATCTCCAGGTCCTGGAAATCCTGAAAACAGTCGTGATGTCGGAAGTTGCATTGAGATCATCCATGAATTTGGTGCTAGGATCCCTATACTTGGGGTTTGTTTTGGTCATCAGTCTATAAACACTGCTTTTGGTGGATCGGTAGGTCATTCGAAGGGTGGTCCGGTGCATGGCAAGGCTTCAATAGTAATACATGACACTTCATCTCTGTTCGATGGAGTCCCTACCTCATTCTATGCAGGCAGGTATCACTCTCTTTCAGTTGAAAGGCTGGCAGAAGATCTGGAAATAACTGCACAGGATGAGAATGGTCTGATCATGGGAATTAGGCATAAAGAATATCCGATCTATGGCGTCCAGTTTCATCCGGAGTCAGTCCTGACACCTGAAGGTTTAAAACTCATTGAAAATTTCCTGAAAATTGCAGGTATGGGGACGAAGGATTAA
- the trpD gene encoding anthranilate phosphoribosyltransferase, with product MKRCLQKLIDGYDLTMAEAEAAMEQILENATDAQIGAFVMGMKMKGETPEEVAGFVKAMLKEANLISPDVSGTLVDIVGTGGDRHNTINISTTAAIVAAAAGVTVAKHGNFSFTSLSGSADVLRELGIKIDLEPDQVKKSIEDIGIGFMLAPKFHPAMKRVVGPRKELGVRTMFNILGPLTNPAGAKSQVIGVFDKNLCRLMAEVLCKLGKEHILVLHGDGMDEVSTISETYVVELKDGAISTYTITPEDLGIPRAKATDIVGGTPEENARDILYIFNGEKGPKRDIVVVNAAAAIYVAGMADSIKEAIPIAEEAIDSGKALDKLKEFIEFTSGEKVENESLNTCQSMRHEVC from the coding sequence ATGAAACGTTGTCTCCAAAAATTAATTGATGGTTATGATCTGACAATGGCCGAGGCAGAAGCAGCCATGGAGCAGATACTCGAAAATGCTACAGACGCGCAGATCGGTGCATTTGTAATGGGTATGAAGATGAAAGGCGAGACTCCGGAAGAGGTCGCAGGATTTGTAAAGGCCATGCTGAAAGAGGCTAATCTGATATCTCCTGATGTATCAGGTACTCTTGTGGATATAGTTGGTACAGGTGGTGACCGCCACAACACTATCAATATTTCAACAACAGCTGCTATTGTTGCAGCAGCTGCAGGGGTTACTGTGGCAAAACACGGTAACTTTTCCTTCACATCCCTCTCAGGAAGTGCGGATGTCCTTAGGGAGCTCGGGATAAAGATAGACCTTGAACCCGATCAGGTCAAAAAATCGATTGAGGACATTGGAATTGGCTTTATGCTCGCCCCGAAGTTCCATCCTGCAATGAAGAGGGTAGTGGGACCACGGAAAGAGCTTGGGGTAAGGACTATGTTCAATATTCTCGGTCCTCTGACAAATCCTGCGGGTGCAAAGTCACAGGTCATAGGTGTCTTCGACAAGAACCTGTGCAGGCTTATGGCAGAAGTTCTCTGCAAGCTTGGTAAGGAGCATATACTAGTACTTCACGGCGATGGAATGGATGAGGTCAGTACAATTTCCGAAACATACGTCGTTGAGCTCAAGGACGGCGCAATCTCAACATATACAATAACTCCTGAGGACCTGGGGATCCCGAGGGCTAAAGCTACTGATATTGTAGGTGGTACTCCGGAAGAGAATGCCCGGGATATTCTTTACATCTTCAATGGTGAAAAAGGTCCGAAACGTGATATTGTCGTCGTCAATGCTGCAGCTGCGATCTACGTTGCAGGTATGGCTGATTCCATAAAGGAAGCCATCCCGATTGCAGAAGAGGCAATTGATAGTGGCAAAGCATTAGATAAATTGAAGGAGTTCATCGAATTCACATCCGGCGAAAAGGTGGAAAATGAATCACTCAACACGTGTCAAAGTATGCGGCATGAAGTCTGTTGA
- the cbiT gene encoding precorrin-6Y C5,15-methyltransferase (decarboxylating) subunit CbiT, which translates to MSDLLHISGGPTKPEVIAISLSKMDLKDGITFYDVGCGTGAVSIEASKIARGLKVVAIDAREKAIDVARQNFRNFGVEDVTLISGESSESIDENAEIGSIDCAFVGGTKNISKVLDVLYKKKARNIVVNAVRIETVVSVMNKMKELGIYSEVIHVTITRGYELTGETMFKPENPVYIVVGKLQSE; encoded by the coding sequence ATGTCAGATCTATTGCACATAAGCGGAGGGCCAACAAAGCCAGAGGTCATTGCGATATCACTATCAAAAATGGACCTGAAAGACGGGATCACATTCTATGATGTAGGATGTGGAACAGGTGCTGTTTCTATTGAAGCATCGAAAATAGCACGTGGCCTTAAGGTCGTTGCCATCGATGCAAGAGAAAAAGCAATCGATGTTGCAAGACAGAACTTCAGGAACTTCGGCGTTGAGGATGTTACACTAATTAGTGGTGAATCTTCCGAATCTATTGATGAGAACGCTGAGATAGGATCCATTGACTGTGCGTTTGTAGGCGGGACAAAGAACATATCCAAGGTACTGGATGTGCTCTATAAGAAAAAGGCAAGAAATATTGTTGTTAACGCGGTAAGGATCGAAACCGTGGTCAGTGTGATGAATAAGATGAAAGAACTGGGAATATACTCAGAGGTCATCCACGTCACCATTACCAGGGGTTATGAACTTACAGGCGAAACAATGTTCAAACCCGAGAACCCGGTCTATATTGTAGTAGGTAAACTGCAGAGTGAATGA
- the fpoF gene encoding F420H2 dehydrogenase subunit FpoF, with the protein MVHPKIMDVIEHDVCTACGACVSACPAGAIVMGEKAAEIRDPDNLSLYSHGAAPNVCEGCLTCSRICPVVDGYFEDEFANVRSFLAAKSNIAGQDGGVTSAIARSLLRQGEIDCVVGITRNEKWETELELFTSADDVEKAKGTKYTYDSVLSMLRDPFNEYEKIAVIGVPCQAHGARLISENVNDKIVLIVGLLCMESFYGDVMTDKIIPEIMGVKAEDVVKMDFGKGKFWAYTKDGEEHSVKIAEVAPHARNPCHHCNDYTSVFADIAVGSVGTPDGWNCVLLRTDAGEKYFKMVESELEFMEDPKPGISLVEKLATMKHNNNSEHYKEVYEKFTFECEGAPFR; encoded by the coding sequence ATGGTCCATCCGAAAATAATGGACGTCATCGAGCATGACGTCTGTACCGCTTGTGGGGCATGCGTATCAGCATGTCCTGCCGGTGCAATAGTAATGGGAGAGAAAGCTGCAGAGATCCGGGATCCGGACAATCTTTCGCTTTACTCACATGGTGCTGCACCAAATGTATGTGAGGGTTGCCTTACATGCAGCAGGATCTGCCCGGTTGTAGACGGTTACTTCGAAGATGAATTTGCAAACGTTCGAAGCTTCCTCGCTGCAAAGAGCAACATTGCCGGTCAGGACGGTGGTGTTACTTCCGCTATTGCTCGGTCACTCCTAAGACAAGGTGAAATCGACTGTGTTGTCGGAATCACTAGAAACGAAAAATGGGAAACCGAACTTGAACTTTTCACTAGTGCAGATGATGTTGAAAAGGCAAAAGGTACCAAGTATACCTATGATTCAGTTCTTTCTATGCTCAGAGATCCATTCAATGAGTATGAAAAGATCGCTGTGATCGGTGTACCATGCCAGGCACACGGCGCCAGACTTATTTCAGAAAATGTCAATGACAAGATTGTTCTTATCGTAGGTTTACTTTGCATGGAAAGTTTCTATGGCGATGTAATGACAGATAAGATCATACCAGAGATCATGGGCGTAAAAGCTGAAGATGTTGTCAAGATGGATTTCGGCAAAGGTAAATTCTGGGCATACACCAAAGATGGTGAAGAGCACAGCGTTAAAATCGCAGAGGTTGCTCCACATGCAAGAAACCCATGCCACCACTGCAATGACTACACATCAGTCTTTGCTGACATCGCCGTCGGTTCAGTAGGAACCCCTGATGGCTGGAACTGCGTACTTCTCCGCACCGATGCAGGTGAGAAGTATTTCAAGATGGTCGAAAGTGAACTCGAGTTCATGGAAGATCCAAAGCCGGGAATAAGCCTCGTTGAAAAACTGGCAACAATGAAGCACAACAACAACTCTGAACACTACAAAGAAGTGTACGAGAAGTTCACATTCGAATGCGAAGGTGCTCCATTCCGCTGA
- a CDS encoding cobyric acid synthase — translation MNTKKHLLILGTASHVGKSAVVTGLCRILSANHKVAPFKAQNMSLNSWITQDGKEIGIAQAIQAMAAGIEPTADMNPVLLKPKGDRVSQVILLGEPYADKSAGSYYDSIEETHDVLRGALQRLADEYDIIVMEGAGGAAEINLYERDIVNIGTARLTDAPIILVGDIERGGVFASIYGTIELLPEDVRKNVCGFIINKFRGDPTILESGLTELEERTGIPVLGVLPHFKLRIPSEDSVSIGDKSSDDAGVHDVDIAVIRLPRISNFTDFEPLERMAKVRYVDLDDDLGTPDAIIIPGTKNTTSDLHDLMESGMAGKIRSFNGKVPILGICGGYQMLGNSIVDSGIEGGESARFEGLGLLDIDTVFDAYEKRTVQVTKTINECGPILGCINGEVVKGYEIHMGMSTSNRPVFGDDGCADESGLVIGTYLHGLFENQNVRHALIRYLAEKKGLVFEDEDIPEQDPYDELADVMRERLDMPRIYEMLGLGPEGL, via the coding sequence ATGAATACTAAAAAACATCTGTTAATATTGGGAACAGCATCTCATGTTGGCAAGAGTGCAGTTGTGACCGGTCTTTGTCGCATACTTTCAGCTAACCATAAGGTTGCTCCTTTCAAAGCACAGAACATGAGTCTTAACTCATGGATCACACAGGACGGGAAAGAGATCGGCATCGCTCAGGCAATACAGGCGATGGCAGCAGGCATTGAGCCGACTGCAGACATGAATCCTGTACTGCTTAAGCCCAAAGGGGATCGTGTTTCACAGGTAATACTCCTGGGGGAGCCCTATGCTGACAAAAGTGCAGGCTCATACTATGACTCCATAGAGGAAACTCATGATGTTCTCAGAGGTGCACTTCAAAGGCTCGCAGATGAGTACGATATCATTGTTATGGAAGGCGCCGGCGGCGCTGCTGAGATCAATCTCTATGAGCGCGATATTGTCAATATCGGTACTGCAAGACTGACCGATGCGCCTATCATTCTGGTAGGGGATATCGAAAGAGGTGGTGTTTTTGCAAGTATTTATGGTACTATTGAGCTCCTGCCTGAGGATGTACGTAAGAATGTCTGCGGTTTTATCATAAACAAGTTCAGAGGCGATCCTACAATACTGGAGTCCGGTCTTACTGAGCTTGAAGAGCGCACAGGTATCCCTGTTCTTGGGGTTCTTCCACATTTCAAGCTGCGTATTCCTTCTGAGGATTCCGTATCCATTGGTGATAAGTCCTCTGACGATGCCGGAGTTCATGATGTTGATATTGCGGTCATACGCCTTCCCAGGATCTCCAATTTCACGGATTTCGAGCCTCTGGAACGTATGGCAAAGGTGAGATATGTGGATCTTGATGATGATCTTGGTACTCCTGATGCGATTATAATCCCTGGTACTAAGAACACTACCAGTGACCTGCACGATCTAATGGAAAGTGGAATGGCTGGAAAAATAAGATCCTTTAATGGTAAGGTCCCGATACTTGGTATCTGTGGCGGTTACCAGATGCTTGGAAATTCAATTGTTGATTCCGGCATTGAAGGCGGCGAATCTGCTCGCTTTGAAGGTCTTGGCCTGCTCGACATTGATACTGTGTTCGATGCATATGAGAAACGAACAGTTCAGGTAACGAAAACCATTAACGAATGTGGTCCTATTCTAGGATGCATAAATGGTGAGGTTGTAAAGGGATATGAGATCCATATGGGCATGTCAACATCAAATAGACCGGTTTTCGGAGATGATGGTTGCGCTGATGAAAGTGGTCTTGTGATCGGCACATATCTTCATGGATTATTTGAGAACCAGAATGTCAGGCATGCTCTTATAAGATATCTGGCTGAAAAGAAGGGTCTGGTCTTTGAAGATGAGGACATTCCTGAGCAGGATCCTTATGACGAACTTGCTGATGTTATGCGAGAACGTCTGGATATGCCTCGTATCTATGAAATGCTTGGATTAGGTCCTGAAGGGCTCTGA
- a CDS encoding cobalt-factor II C(20)-methyltransferase — MLIGVGLGPGDPELLTLKAVEILKSSDKVYVPGDMAAKLVEPYATPVILDFPMLRDYDVLNEVWKKNADLIADESRNGTVAFGLIGDPNFFSTFTHLKRVMNKHYPDVETSTVPGISSITSFAARADAEVDSSFEVSDGSEKKHKIRLKAVHPKEIMDDFRKEGYNEFVFAERLFSDREVIIKNSEEIPEKGNYFSIVYAKKD, encoded by the coding sequence ATGTTGATAGGAGTAGGACTTGGCCCAGGTGACCCGGAACTTCTTACACTTAAAGCTGTGGAAATTCTCAAGAGCAGCGATAAGGTGTATGTACCTGGAGATATGGCAGCAAAACTTGTAGAACCATATGCGACACCAGTGATTCTGGATTTCCCAATGTTAAGGGACTATGATGTTCTGAACGAAGTATGGAAGAAGAATGCTGACCTTATTGCAGATGAATCAAGAAACGGAACTGTCGCTTTCGGTCTTATAGGAGATCCAAATTTCTTTTCCACGTTCACACACCTGAAGCGTGTCATGAACAAGCATTACCCTGACGTTGAAACTTCAACAGTACCGGGAATAAGTTCAATAACATCCTTTGCTGCAAGAGCTGATGCAGAAGTTGATAGCTCCTTTGAGGTCAGCGATGGATCTGAAAAGAAGCACAAGATCAGACTCAAGGCAGTCCATCCAAAAGAGATCATGGATGACTTTAGAAAGGAAGGATATAACGAATTTGTCTTTGCAGAGAGACTATTCTCTGACAGAGAAGTTATTATCAAGAACTCAGAAGAGATCCCTGAAAAAGGAAACTACTTCAGCATCGTGTATGCGAAAAAGGACTAA
- a CDS encoding adenylate kinase family protein, translated as MIIGLTGTPGTGKTSVCRILEGRGYRVIHMNDLIKNEHLYSEVDEARDTVVADMDRVLSRVCELVGDDEAVTILDSHMSHYIADIVIVLRTAPSELKKRLEARNYSDAKVQENVEAEGLDVILVESVEWCQLVYEVDTTGRNADDVVKDVETIISGILSGDDTLVYSQYKPGSFDWSEDIF; from the coding sequence ATGATCATCGGACTTACTGGAACTCCTGGCACAGGTAAAACTTCTGTTTGCAGGATACTTGAGGGTCGTGGATATCGTGTTATACACATGAACGACCTTATCAAGAATGAACATCTTTACAGTGAGGTCGACGAGGCACGGGATACTGTTGTAGCTGATATGGACAGAGTGCTCTCTCGTGTATGTGAACTTGTGGGTGATGATGAAGCTGTAACCATACTTGACAGCCACATGTCACACTACATTGCTGACATCGTGATAGTGTTGCGAACTGCTCCTTCCGAACTTAAGAAACGTCTGGAGGCTCGTAATTATTCTGATGCCAAAGTGCAGGAGAATGTTGAAGCTGAAGGTCTTGATGTGATCCTTGTGGAATCTGTGGAATGGTGTCAGCTGGTCTATGAGGTAGATACCACTGGCAGAAATGCTGATGATGTTGTCAAGGATGTTGAAACGATAATTTCCGGTATTCTTTCAGGCGATGATACTCTTGTTTACTCTCAATACAAGCCGGGTTCGTTCGACTGGAGCGAAGATATCTTTTAA
- a CDS encoding phosphoribosylanthranilate isomerase produces the protein MKSVEDVDLAVSSGADAVGFITDVPVETPRKIDLKKAEELVSQVPFFVDSVLVIMPKSATEAIDMINSIGPDVVQIHNALGIDDLGYVRDNTDVNIIRTFHVPSESNVLVNELVSEINLLSSEDLIDGILLDSYVSGKVGGTGQVHDLSISRQVVELVDLPVVLAGGLNAENVAECVKQVSPFAVDTASGVETDGIKDAEKMRRFVKEVRCAR, from the coding sequence ATGAAGTCTGTTGAAGACGTCGATCTCGCAGTAAGTTCAGGTGCAGATGCTGTTGGTTTCATAACCGATGTTCCTGTTGAAACGCCAAGGAAGATCGATCTCAAAAAGGCAGAAGAACTTGTTTCTCAGGTGCCTTTTTTTGTGGATTCAGTATTGGTTATCATGCCAAAGTCTGCCACAGAGGCTATTGATATGATTAATTCCATAGGACCTGATGTGGTTCAGATACACAATGCTCTTGGTATTGATGATCTGGGATATGTTCGTGATAATACAGATGTTAATATAATTCGCACCTTCCATGTTCCTTCGGAAAGTAATGTGCTGGTGAATGAACTTGTAAGTGAGATCAATTTGCTTTCATCTGAAGATCTTATCGATGGCATTCTGCTGGATTCTTATGTTTCCGGTAAGGTCGGTGGTACAGGTCAGGTCCATGATCTTTCTATAAGCAGGCAGGTCGTGGAACTTGTGGATCTACCTGTGGTATTGGCAGGTGGCTTGAATGCCGAGAATGTTGCAGAGTGTGTAAAGCAGGTCTCTCCCTTTGCTGTGGATACAGCTTCAGGTGTTGAAACCGATGGGATAAAGGATGCTGAAAAGATGAGGCGTTTTGTAAAAGAGGTTAGGTGTGCAAGATGA
- a CDS encoding nicotinamide-nucleotide adenylyltransferase, with the protein MNMKRAFYIGRFQPFHLGHYSVITSIAEEVDELIIGIGSAQRTHEANNPFTAGERVMMIRHALENIDVHFYALPIDDIQQNPIWVSYVTSRTPPFDTAYTNNPLVIELFEEAGITVKQPPMYHREQHSGTEIRKRMLADEEWRHLVPDAVADVIDEIDGVRRLKRVSGTDGFDY; encoded by the coding sequence ATGAATATGAAAAGGGCATTTTACATTGGGCGCTTCCAGCCATTTCATCTTGGCCACTACTCTGTGATAACAAGCATCGCAGAAGAAGTTGATGAGCTGATAATAGGAATAGGAAGTGCCCAAAGGACCCACGAGGCGAACAATCCGTTCACTGCAGGTGAGCGAGTAATGATGATACGCCATGCCCTTGAAAATATTGATGTTCATTTCTATGCATTGCCTATTGACGACATACAGCAAAATCCAATATGGGTATCATACGTAACATCAAGAACCCCTCCTTTTGATACAGCTTATACTAACAACCCCCTTGTTATCGAACTTTTTGAAGAAGCAGGGATAACTGTAAAGCAACCGCCAATGTACCACAGGGAACAACACTCCGGTACAGAGATACGAAAACGCATGCTTGCAGATGAAGAATGGAGACACCTTGTCCCTGATGCCGTTGCAGATGTCATTGATGAGATCGATGGCGTAAGACGTCTAAAGCGAGTATCCGGAACCGACGGGTTCGATTATTGA
- the cobM gene encoding precorrin-4 C(11)-methyltransferase, giving the protein MTDNVITFVGAGPGNPKLITLLGREKLEEADLVVYAGSLVNPEVVNYCKGEKVDSYGLTLDEITKKMADAIKEGKKVVRLHSGDPSLYGNVVEQMEELKKYDITVERVPGVSSVFATAAALGTQLTLNGVSDTLIITRPAGKTLEEDDLKGLSKHNTTMAVFLGTQKIEEIMEKVEYSDDTPVAVVFHASWPDQKIIYGTVADIAQKVKDEGIIRSAMILIGGVVDPVDYRRSHLYGVAQKPL; this is encoded by the coding sequence ATGACAGATAACGTAATTACTTTTGTGGGTGCCGGACCGGGAAACCCAAAACTTATCACACTTCTTGGACGCGAGAAACTGGAAGAAGCAGATCTTGTTGTCTACGCAGGTTCACTTGTGAACCCTGAAGTCGTCAACTACTGTAAGGGAGAGAAGGTAGATAGTTATGGCCTGACCCTTGACGAGATCACAAAGAAAATGGCAGATGCCATTAAGGAAGGAAAGAAGGTCGTACGCCTGCACAGCGGAGATCCATCCCTCTACGGTAACGTCGTTGAGCAGATGGAAGAGCTGAAGAAGTACGATATTACAGTAGAGCGTGTACCAGGAGTCTCTTCTGTTTTCGCAACCGCTGCAGCACTTGGCACCCAGCTTACACTCAATGGTGTTTCCGACACCCTCATCATCACACGCCCTGCAGGAAAGACACTGGAAGAAGATGATCTGAAAGGTCTCTCAAAACACAATACAACAATGGCAGTCTTCCTCGGCACCCAAAAGATCGAAGAGATCATGGAAAAGGTAGAGTATTCAGACGATACCCCGGTAGCTGTTGTATTCCACGCATCCTGGCCTGACCAGAAGATTATTTATGGCACAGTAGCGGACATTGCACAGAAGGTAAAGGATGAAGGCATCATACGTTCCGCAATGATCCTTATCGGCGGTGTAGTAGACCCTGTCGATTACAGGAGGTCACACTTATACGGAGTAGCACAAAAACCGCTGTAA
- the mer gene encoding 5,10-methylenetetrahydromethanopterin reductase has protein sequence MTFGIEFVPNDPVLKIAHYAKLAEQQGFDNVWITDHYNNRDVYSTLAVLAMNTNSIKLGTGVTNPYTRNAAITASSIGAINEISGGRAILGLGPGDKATFDAMGISWDKPLTTTKENISALRSFFAGEKVTMDGDMVQFGGAKMAFKTGDVPIYMGAQGPKMLELAGEVADGVLINASHPKDFEVAVKQITAGAQKAGRDPKDVDVAAYACFSIDKDAAKAKSAAKIVVAFIVAGSPDMVLERHGIDVASKADIGGAIAKGDFGALMGDMVTNDMMDAFSISGTPDDCKARINELLDIGVTQIVAGSPIGPNKEKAIKLIGKEIIGGN, from the coding sequence ATGACATTCGGAATAGAATTCGTGCCAAATGATCCAGTGCTTAAGATCGCACACTACGCAAAGCTCGCAGAACAGCAGGGATTTGACAATGTGTGGATCACAGACCACTACAACAACCGTGATGTTTACTCAACACTGGCAGTTCTTGCCATGAACACAAACAGCATAAAGCTCGGTACCGGCGTTACAAACCCCTACACAAGGAATGCAGCAATCACAGCTTCCAGTATCGGTGCTATTAACGAGATATCCGGCGGACGTGCAATCTTAGGTCTCGGCCCTGGTGACAAGGCAACCTTCGACGCAATGGGAATCTCCTGGGATAAGCCATTAACAACCACAAAGGAGAACATTTCCGCACTTCGTTCATTCTTCGCAGGCGAAAAGGTCACAATGGACGGCGATATGGTCCAGTTCGGTGGCGCAAAGATGGCATTCAAGACCGGAGACGTACCTATCTACATGGGTGCACAGGGTCCAAAGATGCTCGAGCTCGCAGGAGAGGTCGCAGACGGTGTATTGATCAACGCATCACACCCAAAGGACTTTGAAGTAGCAGTCAAGCAGATCACCGCTGGTGCACAGAAAGCAGGCAGAGATCCAAAGGATGTAGACGTAGCAGCATATGCATGCTTCTCTATTGACAAGGATGCTGCAAAGGCAAAGAGCGCAGCAAAGATCGTTGTAGCTTTCATCGTTGCAGGTTCACCTGACATGGTCCTCGAACGCCACGGCATTGATGTCGCTTCAAAAGCAGACATCGGCGGAGCAATCGCAAAGGGCGACTTCGGAGCACTCATGGGTGACATGGTCACAAATGACATGATGGATGCATTCTCTATTTCTGGTACACCAGATGACTGTAAAGCAAGGATCAATGAATTGCTTGACATCGGCGTAACCCAGATCGTTGCAGGTTCACCAATCGGACCAAACAAAGAAAAAGCAATCAAACTCATCGGAAAGGAGATCATCGGAGGAAACTGA